The DNA sequence CGGTCCTGAGTTTCCAGACGAAGTGACAGCGGTAATGCCCTTATCGACTGCCTTATTCAAGGCCAGGCTAATGGGCAGGTCCGGGCCATTGACACTGTTGCCGAGCGATAGATTCAGGATGTCGACTTTATCCTTTATGGCCTGTTCAATGGCTGCAATCACCTGCTCTGTTGTACCCGCACCGCCTGGACCGAGCGCACGGTAGGCAATAATCTTTGCATCTGGCGCCACTCCCCTCATTTTGCCATTGGCTGCAATCACTCCTGCTACATGGGTACCGTGAAAAGTATCCTCTCCTGCCGTCCTCACCGTTTCCATCGGATCATCATCCTGGTCCACCAGGTCACGCCCTCCGGCGTAATTCCTCCGCAGGTCCGGATGATTATAATCAATTCCCGTATCAATCACACCGATTGTAACACCCTTCCCCGACAGCCGCTCCCCCTTTTCATCAAACAGCCCCCTGACTGTATGACTCCCAATCAGGCTGATGCCATCCTCACTTTCTGCCTGATAAGAGACCGCCTGGGATATGGTTTGGACTTCCTCTTCTTTGGCAAGCCGGTCCAGCGATTTGACCGGACCCTTTACTGAAAAACCGTTCAATGCCTCCTGGAAACTTTGCCTAAGAATTAAATCCGGGTACTGCCGGAGAAGGATATTCCGATCCTGTTCGGTTTGCCCTTCTTTCATCAGGACAATTGCCACACGCTCTGCATCCTCCGGTTCAGCCGGAAGCGGAGGGATTTGTAATGTCCTTGCATTCACATGAGGACTGAGCATAAGCGCAAACAGACTGATGATGAGGAAGATTTTTTTCATGGGAGGCTCCTTTCGGCATTTTTCCTTATGGTTTGTCTTGAAGGGCGGGAGTATTCAGGAGGTTTTCGAGGTCCTCCCAGTTTTCTTCCGAGGGGGAATGGTATAGGCGGTTTTTGGTGGTGCCGGAGGATTGGAGGTTGAGTGAAGACAGAAATTTATAAATATTCTTTTTGGAATCGTATATAGGAAATTCCTGCATTGCTGGCTGGTAATGGAGTTTTCCAGCAATAGAAAATAGTCGAGAATAGCGCGGATGTGGGCATTTTTCGACTCGCCGGAGCACGCTTGGCAAATCCATCCGCCATACATTCGGGACATTGAATACTGCTCGCACCCAGGACATTGGATTCCGCGGATGATTTCTTCAGGCGAAATTTTATATGATTCCAGGATAGATGTAAAAAGTGGATCGTGGTTTTTCAGCAGTAATCTTTTCACTTTGTTCAGCTCTTTGCTGCTAAGAATTAGTGAAGGAGAGGAAAGTTCTAGTTTTTCCAGCTTGCCAGGCAGCTGTTCTGCATGGATCAAGGTTTTGTAAATGTGTTCATTACCTGGGTTGGTTTTGATGATCGTGGAATTGGAACTGATGATGACCAGCAGCTCGATCGGCAGTTCTGGAAGTTTCATCTTCTCCATCCAACCTTGCAGCTGAACTTTATGCCGCTGGACTTGAAGCAGTGGATTGGAAAACCCGTCCTCCCCTTTGCTGGACTGTCTGATTACTTGCTGGGAGTGCTTTTCAAAAAATAGCGTGCCGGAAATGTTCTTGATTTCAGCTGCTGTGATAAATGAGGGAGCAAGTATGAGGGTATCTATCTGGAAAGGATGCTGATGCACTAAACGGAGGCCATGAAATATGAGATATTCATCCGGCAGGAAGGAGAGGTGGTAGTCTACATTCTTTTCTCCGCGGTAACCGGCGCGGCGCTTGATGAGGTCCTGTTCAATCAGGGGGATTTTCGGATGATTGGGCGGCAATCTTCTCAACAATGCCTCAAGCTGCCTGATTTTTAAAGGAACGACTCTTTTTTTGGCAATCATATGGGCATTCACCTCTTGGGATCGTATAGTTTTGAGAATGTATTCGTGTTTCTGAGGCATAAATCCTCCTCCAGGTGGTAAAATCTTCTCTGAATCTCCGAACACCATTAATGATTATTCCCATTTTTTAAGTGATTCGCCCTACTATTCCATTTATTCGCCCCAGATCTGCGGTGATTCCACCCACTTTCCGGTTTAATATTTCCATCTTGCATTTATCGCCAAAAACCATATGCCATTTTAAGTGAATCGCCCTACTTTCTTATTTATTCGCCCCAGATTTGCGGTGATTCCACCTACTTTCCGGTTTAATTTTTCCATCTTACATTTATCGCCAAAAACCACATGCCATTTTAAGTGATTCGCCCTACTTTCTTATTTATTCGCCCCAGATTTGCGGTGATTCCACCCACTTTCGGGTTAATTTTTCCACCTTACATTTATCGCCAAAAACCACATGCCATTTTAAGTGATTCGCCCTACTTTCTTATTTATTCGCCCCAGATCTGCGGTGATTCCACCCACTTTCCGGTTTAATTTTTCCGCATTACATTTACCGCTAACAAAACAACTAAAAAAACCAGCCGCATTTCCGCGGCCGGTCCCATTAATTCGGATTATAATCTTCCGGTCTTTCTTCTGTCTGTTTGAAATAGTAACGGATGGCTTCTCCGATCCGGGCAGAGGCGTTTCCGTCTCCGTACGGGTTGGTGGCTTTGGCCATTTTTTCGTAGGCTGCCCGGTTTGTGAGAAGTTCTGTTGCCATTTCATAGATCGGCTGTTCTTCAACACCGGCAAGCTTGAGAGTGCCGGCATCAATTCCTTCAGGCCTTTCTGTTGTATCACGCAGGACAAGCACAGGAACGCCGAGTGACGGAGCTTCTTCCTGTACTCCGCCTGAATCGGTAAGGATCAGCTCTGCCCTGGAGGCGAAGTTATGGAAGTCAATAACATCCAGCGGCTCGATCAAGTGAATGCGCGGGTCATTTCCAAGGATTTCGTCCGCCACTTCCCTTACAGCCGGGTTCAAGTGGACAGGATATACCACTTGAATATCCTGCTGCTCTTCCACGATCCGCTTGATTGCCTTGAACATATTCCTCATCGGCTGACCAAGGTTTTCACGGCGGTGGGCCGTCAGGAGGACAAGTCTGTCATGGCCAAGCTTTTCAAGCACTTCATGCGAGTAGGCATCCTTGACGGTCGTTTTCAGTGCATCGATGGCTGTGTTGCCTGTCACAAAGATGCTTTCATTTTTCTTGTTTTCCCGGAGAAGGTTTTCTGCAGACATGGCTGTAGGCGAGAAGTGGATATCCGCCATGACGCCTGTCAGCTGGCGGTTCATTTCTTCCGGGAACGGAGAGTACTTATTCCATGTACGCAGACCTGCTTCCACGTGGCCAACCGTGATCTGGTTGTAGAAAGCAGCAAGGCTTGCGATGAAAGTCGTCGTTGTATCACCGTGGACAAGGACGATATCAGGCTTCGCTTCCTTCATGACCTTATCAAGGCCTTCAAGCCCTCTGGTCGTTACATCGACCAGCGTCTGGCGGTCTTTCATGATATTCAGGTCATAATCAGGCGTGATGCTGAAGATACCCAGCACCTGGTCAAGCATTTGGCGGTGCTGCGCCGTAACCGTAACGATCGATTCAAAGTGTTCCGGGTGCTTCTGAAGTTCAAGGACGAGCGGAGCCATCTTGATGGCTTCCGGCCTTGTCCCGAAAATAGTCATGACTTTAATAGGACGATTCATGTAAGACACCTCTTCTTATTTAGTTCCAAACAAACGGTCGCCAGCGTCGCCAAGGCCTGGTACAACATAGCCTTTTTCGTTCAGCTTTTCGTCAAGTGCAGCAATGTAGATGTCTACGTCTGGATGTGCTTCTTTCACTGCTTCCACACCTTCAGGGGCAGCAACCAGGCACATGAATTTAATGTTTTTTGCGCCGCGTTTTTTCAGGGAATGCATCGCTTCAATGGCAGATCCGCCTGTCGCAAGCATTGGATCGACTACGATGAAGTCCCTTTCCTCTACATCGCTTGGCAGCTTGGCATAGTATTCAACCGGCTGAAGTGTTTCCGGATCGCGGTAAAGGCCGATATGCCCTACCTTGGCAGCAGGGATCAGCTTTAAGATGCCGTCCACCATGCCGATTCCCGCACGCAGGATTGGCACGATTCCAAGCTTTTTGCCGGAAAGGACATTTGATTTTGTTACGCTGACAGGAGTTTCAATTTCTATTTCTTCCAAAGGCATGTCGCGTGTGATTTCAAAGGCCATAAGTGTTGCGACCTCATCAACCAGTTCGCGGAACTCTTTCGTGCCAGTGTTTTTTTCTCTGATGTATGTAAGCTTGTGCTGAATGAGCGGGTGATCAAAGACGTATACTTTTGCCATTGAAAATCTCTCCTTTATTCTTCGCTATGTTTCGTTTACACTTCGTCTAATTTTACAGAAAAATAAATGCAAGGGCAACTGAGAGCAGAAATTGTTAATAATTCGTAATGAGTCTTCGCTGCTCTCCGCAAAAAGAGCCCCCCGCAAAGGAAGGCCCTCCATTTTAAAGCTCTTTATAAAGGATGAATCTGCCTGTGAGTTCCTCAACACGGCTGCTTGCTTCTGCAAGCTTTGCTTCGTCTTCATGGTTCTTGAGGGTGAAGGCAATCAGGGATGCGATTTCCTTCATCTCTTTCTCGCCGAAGCCGCGGGAAGTAACTGCAGCTGTTCCGATGCGGATGCCGCTGGTAACAAACGGGCTTTCCGGATCGAATGGAATCGTATTTTTATTAACAGTGATGCCAATTTCATCAAGCACCTTTTCAGCCACTTTGCCTGTCAGGCCAAGGGAGCGGAGATCGATCAGAAGAAGGTGATTGTCCGTACCGCCGGAAACGAGGTCGATGCCTTCCTCTTTCAGTCCTTCTCCCAGTGATTTAGCGTTATTAATGATACTTTGCGCATAATCCTTGAAGCTGTCCTGCAGTGCTTCGCCGAATGCGACAGCCTTGGCTGCAATCACGTGCATCAATGGGCCGCCCTGGATGCCAGGGAAGATAGACTTATCGATCTTCTTCGCGAATTCTTCACGGCAAAGGATCATGCCGCCGCGCGGTCCGCGCAATGTTTTATGTGTAGTGGTTGTTACAAAGTCAGCATATGGCACAGGATTTTGGTGGAGTCCCGCTGCGACCAGGCCGGCAATATGGGCCATGTCGACCATCAGGTAAGCACCGACTTCATCGGCGATTTCCCGGAAACGCTTGAAGTCGATTTCACGCGGATAGGCACTTGCACCGGCTACAATCAGCTTCGGCTTATGCTCGCGCGCTTTTTCAAGGACATCATCATAATTGATTCGGTGCGTTTCTTTATCCACCCCGTATTCAACAAAGTTGTACTGGATGCCTGAAAAGTTGACAGGGCTGCCGTGGGTGAGGTGTCCGCCATGGGACAGGTTCATGCCTAGGACAGTATCCCCTGTTTCAAGGATCGTGAAATAAACAGCCATATTCGCCTGCGCGCCTGAGTGAGGCTGGACATTGGCATGCTCTGCCCCGAAAATCTGCTTCGCACGGTCGCGCGCCAGATTTTCCGTCACATCGACATGCTCGCAGCCGCCATAATAGCGTCTGCCCGGATAGCCTTCGGCGTATTTATTGGTCAATACAGACCCTTGCGCTTCCATCACCGCTTCACTGACAAAATTCTCGGAAGCTATTAATTCGATCTTCGTTCTCTGGCGCTTCAATTCATCCTGAATCGATTGAAAAACCTGCTCATCCTGCTGTGCTAAATGCTTCATTGTAATCCTCCCTTTTTGAAAAACTACATATGTATGCTTTTTTTTGTAAAATCCTCTTACATTCTATCATGTTTTGGTTTTAAAAAGGAACCCAACTTCAACACCCCGCCAAAAACAGGCGGGGCTCTTTGATTATTCCGTCCAGTTCCAGTAATCCATCTCGCCAAGCTGGGCGCCGCGCAGCTCTTTTACCTCTCTCAGCTTCAGCAGCTCCTTGACTGGCCCCGTTACAACAGCTCCGTATACCTGAAAGCCATTTTCTTTCAGATAAGCATGCCTTTCTTCAAGATAGCCTAGTCCGAGGAATCTCTCATAATAGCTTTTCCGCTCTTCTTTTAGAAGCTTCTCCATCTGTCCGAGCATCAGCTCCTTATTTCTGCCGAGCATTTCCTGTGTAAACTCGTATTCACTTTCTGACATGCGGTCATTGCTGATTTCCCTTCCGCCCGTCAAACCGAAGGCAGGAATCGGAGAAATGGAATTGCCGCCGCTGCCTTTGTTTCCTTTAAAAGTCTTTAATTCCCCTGTATACAAAGGCATCCACAGGACATCCAAGTCATACGGCTCAAGGAGAGCGAAGAGCTCCTCCGGCTCCATAAACCGGTCTGTCGAAAAAGCTGCCTCTGCCACCGTTCCCTCATGAACCTTATCCAAGGCCTCCCAAATGCCATTATCGTCCTCGGCATCCAGTTTCCCTCCTGTCTTCGGGTCTTCAGGAAAGTAGAAACGGAAACCCCCTTCCTGATCTGGCTGATAATAGGAAAGCGTGCGCGCCGAATAGCTGTTCAATAACCCTTTCCTGATCTGCATTTCACCCGCTGGCTGTTCTTCTTTGCCGACTCGCCTTGTTACAGGATAAGAAATCTTCTGTGTGAAAAATGGTGTGATTTCCGACTGTGCGAATCCGCCAAAGTCTTTATGGATATTCGGCTGGGTCCAATCCATCGCCAGCTGGGTGTAAAAAATATGTTTCCGATCCAGGTGCAGGCTGTCATAGCTGATTGTGACGGCCAGCATATATATCCAGAAGATAAATAATGCAGCAATCAGGACTTTGACTACTCGGAAAGTCAGGGCAAAACGGTATTTCGTCAGGATTTTCTTTTCTTTATCAGGGCTCCAGTCTGCCATCCTTTTTCCATCCTTTCTTTTCTGCGATTACAGCGAGCTTTTTCCTGGCACGATGAAGATCAACCTTCACCTGGCTTTCTGTCAGGTCAAGCGCTTCCTGTATTTCCTTATAGCTGAAATGCTCATATTCTCTTAAATAGAGGACCGTCCGGTATTTTTCCGGCAGCAGCCTCAGCATGTCAGCGGCGTCCTGCTCCAGCTCGGCAGCCAGGGCTTCTTCTTCCGGCAAGCCGTATGGGCTGAGCATCTCTTCTTTTGAAAAAAGATAGTCTGCAAACGGCACCCATTTGCGCCGCTGCCGTTTTCGCCATTCGTCCAAGTAGGCATTCCGGGCCACCTTGAACAGCCAGGCCCGCACATCCTCCTGCTGGTAAAAGGAGAGTGAAACAGTTGCACGCACGAAAGTTTCCTGGACAAGTTCTTCGGCCAGATGGTCTGAGCCGGAAAGCTTGAGCAGGTAGTAGTAAAGTGGTTTTGCATAGTGTGAGTATAGGTCATCGAGTTTTTCTTTTCTGCGGGCGTCCAACTGTTTTTTCCCTCCTTTCTTTGAATGGCTATAATGATAACGCAGGGGGTTGCTATTTGTTACAGGTTTTTTAGGAAAAATAAAAAACAGCCTTGGAATGGCTGCTAAATACATAGATTTATATTTATTTATGGAGCTGTTGATTTCCGTTCCAGGCACTTTACTTTCCGCGGGGCGGAGTTGAGCCTCCCCGCGCTGCGCGCTGTGGGGTTCAACTTTTCCGCTATTTCCCGCAGGACGTTGAATCCGCTCCTTCGAAACTTCATCGCACGAAGAAAATGCGCAGCATTTTATGAGGAGTCTTCGTGCCTTCCACTGCAATCAACAGGGTTTTAAAAATTTTATGGCAAGTTTCCGGTATCAGGCTGGTCTTTTCCACTTATAGACTTGCTTGAATGGCTGCTGATACATAGGATTTCTACTTGTTAATGAGGCTGTTGATTTCCGCTGCAGGCACTTCGCTTTCCGCGGGGCGGCGCTGAGCCTCCTCACGCTTGCGCGCTGCGGGGTCTCAGCTCTGCCGCTATCTCCCACAGGAGTCTTCGTGCCTTCCGCTCCAATCAACAGGGTTTTAAAAATTTTTTGCAGGTTTGCGGTACCAGGCAGTCTCTCTACAAATCAAAAAGGAGTACGTGTAATTTTACCCGTACTCCTTTCTCTAAAAAAGATATCTTTCATCTTAACACGATTCATTCTCCGGCAGCCTCTCATACACGGCGCGCCTTCCGCCGATGAGTTTTGGTCTTGTGGAGGCGAGGGTGACGTGGGCGCTGCCGATGCTTTTTTGTTTGGTTCTGATTGGAACTGCTACATGCTTCAGGTGCATGCCGATGAGGGTGTCGCCGATGTCGATGCCGGCGTCGGCCTTGATGAATTCGACGACGGCCGGGTCCTTGAATTGCCTGTATGCATATGAGGCCATGGCACCTCCGGCCTGGCGCACCGGTACGACTGATACTTCTTCAAGATTCTTCTGATCCGCAGTCTGCCTTTCCACAACGAGCGCCCTGTTCAGATGCTCGCAGCACTGGAAGGCGAGTCTGGCCCCTGTCCGTTCGGCAAAATTCTTTAGCTCTTCAAAGAGGATGGCCGCGGCTTCATCTGTGCCGGATGTGCCGATCCTTTTGCCGATTACTTCACTTGTGCTGCAGCCGACCACAAGCACGCTGTTTTCGTTAAGCGCCACCTGTCCGCCGAACTCATCCAGGATTTCTCTCAATTCAGTCTGAATCTCTTCGAACATGGTATCACCCTTCCAGTTGCTTATAGATCTTCGTAGGTTTTGATTTTTCCGATCCGGTTCGCATGGCGTCCGCCTTCAAACTCGGTTTCTAGCCAGGTTTTCGCTATTTCCCGGGCAAGTCCCGGTCCGATCACACGCTCGCCCATGGCAAGGATATTGCTGTCATTATGCTGGCGGGTCGCTTTGGCACTGAATACATCATGGACCAGTGCACAGCGGATGCCCTTCACCTTGTTGGCGGAAATGCTCATTCCAATCCCTGTCCCGCAGATCAGGATTCCTTTATCAAATTCGCCTGATGCCACCTTCTCCGCTACAGGAAGCGCATAGTCCGGATAATCAAAGGAGACGCCGCACTCGCAGCCGAAATCTTCATATTCAATGCCCATTTCTTCCATCAAATGTTTCATTTCTTCGCGGATATTCACTCCGCCATGATCTGAAGCAATTGCAACCTTCATTACAAGAACCTCCTAAATAAACACGATTTCTTCCTTTATTTTGACACAAGTAAGCTGAAATAGAAAGCTGGCCGGACTGTTTCTGCTGCTAAAAAAAATTACAGAAAGGTAACGCCTATTCACTGAAACTGTAAACAATGCTTAACGATTTTTTTCCCGCTGCCATTTACAATTACCAATGAAGACAAACCAAAGAAAGAAGGAATTCAAATGAAAAAGAATCTATTCAAAGGCCTTGCTGCCGCTTCTGTGCTGATGGCAGGATTGTCCTTCCATTCAGCAGGTGCATCAGCAGACGTTTTCACCGATACTTTCGGGAAGCTCCAGCCAAAACTGAATGTTGAACAAAAACTAAATGTCGTCATTGAATATGCAGATGCGCTTACCCATGCAAAAATCAAATACAAATACGGCGGCACATCAGAAAAAGGATTTGATGCCTCCGGTTTTGTTCAGCATGTGTACGGCAAAGCAGGCGTTAAGCTTCCGAGGACTTCTGCCGCAATGCAGCAAACAGGGAAAACCATTCAGAAGAAAGACCTGAAGCCGGGTGACCTTGTCTTTTTTAACACAGCCGGCGGCAGCAGCAAAAAGGCTTCCTTCGTGGGCATCTATGCCGGTCACAATCAATTCTTCGCTGTTACCGTCAAAAAAGGCGTCACCGTTGTAAAGCTGACAGACTCTTATTGGGCGAAGAAATATCTGGGTGCCAAACGGGTTATGTAACCCGGCGGCCTTTCCATCAGGAAGGGCCTATTTCTGTTCCGGCAGTTCATTGACAATCTCTATAAAATGCTGCAGGATCCGGGCGGTCAAACCCCAAATGACCTTATCCTCAAAATAGTAAAAGCATTCTTCCATTGACCTTGTCTGCCAATTATAGTTTTCGCCGCCGGCAATCCGGTCGAAAGGAAAACCGTTTTCCGGTTCCAGCCTGAAATTCATTTTATAAATTTCAGGCTTTGCCTTCAGCAGATAGGAAAGCGGTACGGTGAATACTTCCCCCACCTCTTTCGGGTTCACCTGGAAAGGCCGGGAAGGCTTCAGCATTCCTGCAAAAGGGTAGATGATCATGCCAAACGGGGATACCATATAGTCAAGGGGAACTGTCCCTCTAATTTCATCCATGGGGATTCCCAGCTCTTCGGTTGTTTCCCTGATTGCTGTATGCTTCACGTCCGGATCCGATCTGTCGACCCTGCCCCCCGGAAAACAAATCTCCCCCGGCTGCCTGCGCATTTCCATGGACCGGACCTCAAAAAGGACATGGACACCGTCTTCTTTTTCAATCAGCGGTACGAGAACTGAATAGTTTATAAATTTATTGCTTCCCAGGATGGCCGGTGTCCTGCTGCCCAATCCTGCGATAATCTCCTCTATATTCATTCACCCATCCACCTCCATTTATATTTATATCTATTCCCCTATTTATCCATCAGCAAAATCGCCTGCTGTGAAATAAAGAAGAATCCCCGCTTGTGCCGCAGAGATTCTTTCTTGTTGTTTAAACCCTGAACTTGGTGATCGTTTCCTTCAGCTTTTCCGCCTCATCCTTCAATTCAAAAGCAAGCTTCTCCACATTGGAAATGACCATTGATTGATTTTCAGTTGCAGAGGCGACCTCCTGGGCTCCGGCGGATGTTTCCTCCGCGATGGCTGCCACTTCCTGCGACTGGGTGGCAGAATGGCGGATGCCTTCCATCTGCTGCTCCACCAGGCTCGAAATCGTTGTGACAGACGAAGCCATCTGGTTGACGGTATTCGTCATTTCACCGATGACCTGATTGGTTTTGACTCCTTTTTTCCCCTCGGCAGATGCCGTTTCGACCTGGTCCGTAATTTGCCTAACAACATTTTGGACTTCATTCTGGATGTTTTTAATCAATTCGGAAATGCCCTGGACCGCTTTGGCGCTTTCATCAGCCAGCTTCCGGACTTCCTCTGCCACGACGGCAAAGCCTTTGCCGTGCTCACCTGCACGCGCAGCCTCAATCGAAGCATTCAGCGCCAGCAGGTTGGTCTGAGCTGCAATATCTCCCACCAGCTGGATGATCTGCTCTACCTTCGCAGCATTATCTTCGAGGCGCTTGACGGTCTGCAATGATTCCTGATTATCTTCCGCCAGCTTGGTAATTCCAGTTACAAGAGAGTGGATGACTTTCTTCGACTCATTCAGATCATCGACTAGCTCACCGGAAACCTGCTGGGACGTTTTCGCCTGCTGCTGTACTTCTTCAGCAATCCTTGTTGCATCCTCGACCGACTCGGCAGTCGCCTGAATCGACACAGCTGAGCTGTCGGCACCCAGGGAAATCTCGCCGATTGTCCTGGAGATGCTTGCAGCCTGCTCGGCAGCAGCTGATGCTTCCTGTGAAATGCTGATTACTTTATCATTGGTATGCTGAAAATTTTCATCGATTTTCGCGACCATTTCCCGGAGATTTGAAAGCATATGGTTGAACGCCGCTCCGAGGGAACGGATTTCATCATCTGATTTGGAAAGCTCCGCGTCTTCCCTGATATCGCCTTCTGCCGCTTTCAGAGCTGTCTTCTCCAGCTTTTGCAGCGGTTTCGTGATAAAGCCGGCCGCAACGAATGTCAATACACCGGACCACATGGCCCCAAGAGAAAGCGTGATAATGTTAAAAGCCGCTTCCCCGAACGGCAGATACTCCTTCACAATTGGATAAAGACCATAAATGAACACCGCACTCGTGGTGTAGGTAATGAATGCCAGTATGGTCGTTAACAGCACAAGCTTTTTTCTCAACCCGAACTTATAGCGCTTCTTCTCCATGATTGCCCCCTGGTCGTTACTTCTCTAATTTGTTAATAATCTGTTCAATATGCTTTTTCAGTTCATTAAAGGTTTCTCTGTATATTTCAAGGCTTCCGCCGAATGGATCAAGGATCTCACCGCCGTGTTCCCCTGCAAACTCTGTCAGTGTAAAGGTTTTGCCCTCTGCTCCCTCAAACATGCTGACCACATTCCATTTATGCCCGGACGTCATCGTCAAAATGACATCTGCCCACTCAACCAGCTCTGCCGTCAGTGCGCTCGAGGTATGTACATGGGCAATCCCCTGCTCCTCAAGAACCTGCTTCGCATGTGCGGAGGCCTGTCCCCCATTGGCAGCAAACACACCAGCAGACTTCACCTCAATCCCCGGAAGCTCCCTGCTCTTCAAAATAGCCTCTGCCATCGGGCTCCGGCAAGTGTTACCAGTACAAACAAACAATACGCGTCTCATCGATGCAGCCCCCTTTCCCTCCATTATAAGCCAATTGTCACAGTTTCAATAGACAAGCATGGAAAAATTTATAGAAAGTTCACAACCGAAATGCGGAGGGGGCTTGCTCAGCCCTGACAAGCATAAGACGCTTTAGGATAAAAGGCGTTCTTTGCCTTCAATCCTAAAGTGGCTTATGACTCGAAGGGCTAGCACCCGGAGCTGGACAACACGAAGTGCGGAAGGGGCTTGCTCAGATTAAGGATCGCGGACTAAAAACGCCACGTCCTGTGGCAACGTCCGCATGACCCGCATCCTGCGGGCCCAGCATAAGGCGCTTAGGAATAAAAGGCGTTCTTTGCCTTTAATTCCTAAGTGACTTATGACTCGAGGCTCTAGCCCCTGGAGCCGGACAAACCGAAATGCGGAGACGGCTTGCCCAGGGCCGACAAGCCTAAGACGCGCTAGAATAAAAGGCGTTCTTTGCCTTTAATTCTAGCGTGGCTTATGACTCGAGGCCCTAGCCGTCGCAGCTGGACAATACGAAATGCGGAGGGGGCTTGC is a window from the Bacillus infantis NRRL B-14911 genome containing:
- a CDS encoding methyl-accepting chemotaxis protein; this encodes MLSNLREMVAKIDENFQHTNDKVISISQEASAAAEQAASISRTIGEISLGADSSAVSIQATAESVEDATRIAEEVQQQAKTSQQVSGELVDDLNESKKVIHSLVTGITKLAEDNQESLQTVKRLEDNAAKVEQIIQLVGDIAAQTNLLALNASIEAARAGEHGKGFAVVAEEVRKLADESAKAVQGISELIKNIQNEVQNVVRQITDQVETASAEGKKGVKTNQVIGEMTNTVNQMASSVTTISSLVEQQMEGIRHSATQSQEVAAIAEETSAGAQEVASATENQSMVISNVEKLAFELKDEAEKLKETITKFRV
- a CDS encoding low molecular weight protein arginine phosphatase: MRRVLFVCTGNTCRSPMAEAILKSRELPGIEVKSAGVFAANGGQASAHAKQVLEEQGIAHVHTSSALTAELVEWADVILTMTSGHKWNVVSMFEGAEGKTFTLTEFAGEHGGEILDPFGGSLEIYRETFNELKKHIEQIINKLEK